The DNA sequence CGCCGTCGCCGGATATCTTCCCCTCGATCCTCCCGCCGTCCGGGTCCTTGACGACGACCTCGGTCAGCTTGCCCTTGGCGGCGGTCACCTTCAGCGCGCCGCTGGTCCGCACGGACTTGGCGCCGTCCTCGGGCGTGATGCCGACCACGGCCTCGGACTGCTTGCTCTGCGCCGCGGTGGAGTCCTTGTCCTTGCCGTCACCCCGGCCGGACCCCGAGCCGGACTCTCCGCCGCCACAGGCGGTGACCGCCAGCATCACGCCCAGTGCCAGCGCCGCCAGCCTCCTGCCGCCTCGCCCCCGCGCGCCGACCGGCGTCGCCCCCGATATGGGCCCCACGTTCACTGTGTTCTCCCCTCGGCGGGTCCGGGCCCCTCACCGAGAACGGCCTGGCCCGACCCCCGCGCCCCCGCGCGCCCCTCGCGCGCACGGCGCATAGTAACCACAGGCCAGGGGCGTCGGACGCGATGGGTTTGTCACCGTTCCGTTCCAACTTCCCCGGCCCGGCCGGGGGTCAGTTCACCGCGGTGCCCGCCTTCCACCGCTTCCAGTTCATGTTCCAGCCGCCGAGGCCGTTGTCGGGGGCGACCGTCTCGTCCTTGCTGTTGACGACCTCGACGACGTCGCCGATGAGGCTGCGGTCGAAGAACCATCCCGCCGGGGTGTCCGCGCCGCCGCCCTTCACATCGCGCAGGCCGACGCAGCCGTGGCTGACGTTGCTGCTGCCGAACACCTCCTCGTCGGCCCAGTAGTTGCCGTGCAGGAAGGTGCCGGAGGAGGTCAGGCGGATGGCGTGCGGGACGTCGGGGATGTCGTACTCGCCGCCGAAGCCGACCGTGCGGCTGTCCATGCGGGTGACCTCGAGCATCTCGGTGATCACCATCTTGCCGTTGTACGTGGGCGTCTTGCGGGCGCCCGCCGTGACGGGCACGGTGGCCAGCAGGTCCCCGTCCCGCCGCACCCGCATGGTGTGGTCGGCGGCGTCGACCACCGAGACCTGGCTGCGGCCGACGGTGAAGGTGAAGGTGCGGTGCTGGAGGCCGTAGACGCCGGGGGCCGCCTCGACGTCGCGCAGCCGCAGGTCGACGGTGACCCGGGTGCCGGGCTTCCAGTAGTGCTCGGGGCGGAAGTCCAGGCGGGACGCGCCGAACCAGTGCGGGCGGATCTCCACCGCCGGGCGGGCGGTGACGCGGACCGCGCGTTCGACGGCGGCGCGGTGGACGATCTCCCGGTTGAACTCCAGGGAGACGATCATGCCGGTGCCGACGGTGGAGCGGTCCTCCGGGGCGACGTAGCCGATGAAGCGTTCCTCCGGGACATGTGTCGTGAAAGTGGTGTGCCGGGCGGACCGCCGGCCCTCGCCGTCCACGGCCACCGCGTCGACGGTGTACTTCGCGGCCAGCGCGAGCCGCTCGTCGTCCGGCCGCCAGGTCAGACCGTCGCCCGAGATCCGACCCGGAACCGGGGACTCCCGCGCGTCCCGGTCCACGACGACCTCCACCGACTCCAGCCGCCCGTCCGGCACCCGCACCCGCAGCCGCGCGTCGGGGCGCACGTCCCTGCTGCCGTCGTCGGGCGCCACGCGGATGGTGTCCCCGGCGGCCGGGGGCCCGAACGCCCCGCCGACGGTGCCGTCCGCGCACCCGGCGGCTCCGGTCAGCAGTCCTGCCCATGTCACTACGGCGGCCAGCACGGCCCTCGCGCGCCGTGCGCGCCCTTGTACGTACCTCACGCGGTGCCCAACGACCGGCCTCGCCTCCGGGAAACGACCATGCCGCCCCCTGGCGGAACGTGAGTGCGAGGCACGCCCTGGGCAGAACAGTGGGGAGGACGACGCGCCGGGGAGCCGGAACCGGACACCGGGCCCTGCCCCTGTCCGCCGTCGTCCGCCACGAGCCGCGGGAGGCTGACAGGTGTCCAGCGCAGCCGAGCAGGAGGCGGTGGCCGCGGAGCGGGCCACCGGGGACGGGGGCCCGGCCGCCGTCGTGAACGGCGCCCGGCCGGTGAGGCCCGTGCCCACGGTGCCCGTGCGGCCGGGCCGGCCGGCCCCCCTGGGTGCCCGGTTCCGGGTGGGCCCGGACGGGGTGGCGGGGACGAACTTCGCGTTGTGGGCGGGCGGGGCGAAGGGCGTCGAGCTGTGCCTGTTCGATGAGCGGGGCAGGGAGAGCAGGGCCCCGCTCACCGAGCTGACGCACGAGATCTGGCACGGCTTCGTGCCGGGCGTGCTGCCCGGCCAGCGGTACGGCTACCGGGTGCACGGCCGCTGGGACCCGTGGACCGGCGCCCGCTGGAATCCGGCGAAGCTGCTGCTGGACCCGTACGCGCGCGCGGTGGACGGCGACTACGCCTCCGCCGGGCTGCCGGCCGAGGTGTACGGGCACGTCCGCGACTGGCCGGAGCAGCACGTCGCGGACACCGTGCGGGACGACCGGGACTCGGCGCCGTACGTGCCCAAGGGGGTGGTCGTGCACGACGGCGGCCCCGACGACGAATGGACGTACGACCAGCGGCCGAAGACGCCGTGGGCGGACTCGGTGATCTACGAGCTGCACGTCAAGGGCTTCACCCGGCGCCATCCGGGCATCCCCGAGGAGCTGCGCGGCACGTACGCGGGGCTGGCGCACCCGGCGGCCGTCGAGCACCTGGTCCGGCTCGGCGTCACGGCCGTGGAGCTGCTGCCGGTGCACCAGTTCGCGCACGAGGACCACCTGCTGCGGCGGGGGCTGCGCAACTACTGGGGTTACAACTCCATCGGCTACTTCGCCCCGCACGCCGGGTACGCGGCCTCCGGGACGACCGGGCAGCAGGTCGGCGAGTTCCGGCGGATGGTGCGGGCGCTGCACGCGGCCGGGATCGAGGTGATCCTCGACGTGGTCTACAACCACACCGCGGAGGCGGGCGAGCTGGGCCCCACCCTGTCGCTGAAGGGCATCGACAACCGCGGCTACTACCGTCTCCAGCCGGACGCGCGCCGGTACGCCGACTACACGGGCTGCGGCAACACGCTCCACGTCGTCCAGCCGCACGTGCTGCGGCTGATCACGGACTCGCTGCGCTACTGGGTGACGGAGATGGGCGTGGACGGCTTCCGCTTCGACCTGGCGGCGGCCCTGGCCCGCTCCATGCATGACGTGGACATGCTCTCCCCGTTCCTGGCGGTGATCGCCCAGGACCCGGTGCTGCGCCGGGTGAAGCTGATCGCCGAACCCTGGGACGTCGGCTCGGGCGGCTACCAGGTGGGCGCCTTCCCGCCGCTGTGGACCGAGTGGAACGACCGGTACCGCAACGCGGTGCGGGACTTCTGGCGGCACGCCCTGCCGGACGTGCGGGAGATGGGCTACCGCCTCTCCGGGTCGAGCGACCTGTACGCCTGGGGCGGGCGGCGCCCCTACGCCTCGGTCAACTACGTCACCGCGCACGACGGCTTCACCCTGCGCGACCTGGTGTCGTACGACCGCAAGCACAACGAGGCCAACGGCGAGGGCAACCGGGACGGCACGGACGACAACCGGTCCTGGAACTCCGGCGCGGAGGGGGAGACGCGGGACCGGGACGTACGGACGCTGCGGCGCCGCCAGCTGCGGAACCTGCTGACCACGCTGCTGCTGTCGACGGGGGTGCCGATGCTCGTCGCCGGCGACGAGATGGGCCGCACCCAGCGCGGCAACAACAACGCCTACTGCCAGGACAACGAGACCGGCTGGGTGGACTGGACCCTGCTGGACGACCCCGAGTGGCGGCCCCTGTTCGAGCTGACGTCCCGGCTGATCGCCCTGCGTCACCGGCACCCGGTGCTGCGCCGCCGGGCCTTCTTCTCCGGCCGGGCGCACTCCGCGGACGGACTGCGCGACCTGGCCTGGTTCACCCCGCGGGGCGCGGAGATGACGGAAGGGGACTGGTACGCGCCGGCCGCCACGCTCGGCATGTACCTCTCCGGACGGGACATCCCGGGCCGCGACGAGAACGGGGCGCCCGTCCTCGACGACAGCTTCCTCGCGGTCCTGCACGCCGGTGAGTGGCCGGTGGACTTCGTCCTGCCGGGGCCACCCTGGGCCGAGCGGTACGAGGTGGTCGTGGACACCGGCCGGGAGGACCAGACGTCCGCACCGGACACCGAGCACCGCGCGGGCACCACGGTCACGGTGCCGGGCCGCACGGTCCTGCTGCTGCGGGTGCGGCCCTGAGCCGGGCGCGCGGCGCCGTACGGCCCAGCTCCGGGCACGGCGTGTGTGCGCCACCGACGGCGCGGGCGCGGCGCGCGCGCCGGGCGTACGCACAGGTCGTAGGACCGACGGCGGACACGGGTCCGGTCGAAACTCGGTGGGAAGTGTCAGTGGCGATCCGTACTCTCGCTGCTGATGCCCACCACACCTGACGCCCCGGAACCCCGCTCCGCCGTGCGCACGCTGCTGCGCCTGTGGCCCTACGTGCGGCCCGTCCGCGCGCGGCTGTTCACCGCCGCGTTCATCGCGATCGTCGCCTCCTGCATCGGGCTGGTCATACCGCTCGTACTGAAGTGGATGGTGGACGGTCCGGTCGCCGACCGGGACCCGGCCGGGGTGTGGCTCGGCGCGCTGTACCTGCTGCTGCTCGGGCTCGCGGAGGCCCTGCTGTTCGGATACCGGCGCTGGCTGGTGGCCCGTCCGCTGTCACGGGTCGAGGCGGAGATGCGGGCGGACCTGTACCGGCACCTGCAGCGGCTGCCGGTCGCCTTCCACGACCGCTGGCCCTCGGGGCAGTTGCTGTCCCGGGCCACCACCGACCTGATGCTGCTGCGCATGTTCCTCGCCTTCCCGCTGACCTTCCTGCTGGTCAACGGGGTGACGATCGTCGTCGGCGTGGTCATCATGCTGATCCAGGACTGGACGCTGGGGCTGGTCGTCCTGGTGCCCGCGGTGCCGGTGCTCCTCACCTGCGTCGTCTTCGAGAAGAAGTACTCGGGCGCGGCGCGGCTGGCGCAGGACCAGGTGGGCGACCTGACGACGGTGGTCGAGGAGAGCGTGCTCGGCATCCGGATCATCAAGGGCTTCGGCCGGCACCGCAGTCAGGCGCTGGCGTTCCGGGAGCTGTCGGGGAAGCTGCGCGGGACGGAGCTGCACAAGGCCCGCCTGCTGGCCACGATCCTGGGCGTCATCGTGACGCTGCCGGAGCTGGCGATCGGGGCGGCGCTGGTGCTCGGGGCGGTGCGGGTGGCGGACGGGTCGCTGTCCGCGGGGACGCTGGTGGCGTTCCTGTCCACGGCGCTGGCACTGCGGTGGCCGGTGGACTCGATCGGGTTCCTGCTGGCGATGAGCCAGGAGGCGGCGACGGCCACGGAGCGCTACTTCGAGGTGATGGACGCGGAGCCGGAGTCCGGTGCCGAGAAGGCCGGGCCGCGCGGCCCGGCGCCCCGGAGCGGGGCCGCGGACGGGCTGCGGTTCGAGCACGTCTGCTTCCGCTACCCCGACGCGCCGCCCGGCTCCCCGCCGGTGCTGGACGGCATCGACCTGCACATCCGTCCCGGTGAGTCGCTCGCGCTCGTCGGGGCCACCGGCAGCGGGAAGACCACGCTCACCGCTCTCGTGCCGCGGCTGCACGAGGTGACCTCGGGGCGGATCACGCTCGACGGGACGGACATCACGGCCATGTCCCGGGAGGAACTGCGCTCCAGGGTCGCCGTCGCCTTCGAGGAGCCCACGCTGTTCTCGGCGAGCGTCGGGGAGAACGTGCTGATGGGCGGCGGAAACGGCGAGGAGGACCTGGAGCGCGCGCTCGGCGTGGCGCAGGCCGGCTTCGCGCACGCGCTGCCCCAGGGCGTGGACACCCAGGTCGGCGAGCAGGGGCTGAGCCTCTCCGGCGGGCAGCGGCAGCGTCTCGCGCTGGCCCGGGCCGTCGTCGGCCGGCCCGGCTTCCTGGTCCTGGACGACCCGCTGTCCGCGCTCGACGTGCACACCGAGGCCGCGGTCGAGGCCGCCCTGCGCCGGGTGCTCGCCGACACCACGGCCCTCATCGTGGCCCACCGCCCGTCCACCGTGCTGCTGGCGGACCGGGTCGCGCTGCTCTCCGGCGGCCGGATCACCGCGGTCGGCACCCACCACGAACTGCTGCGTACCCACCCCGAGTACGCCCACCTGATGTCCGGTGACCCGGCGGGGGAACAGGAGGACCAGCGATGACGGCGGCCACCACCGCACCCGCCGAGGACGCGGACGACGACCGGACCGCGACGTCCGGTGACCCCTTCGACCGGGACCAGTTGCCCGCTCCCCCGGGTGCCACCGGCGCGCTGCTGCGCTCCCTGCTCGCGCCGATGCGCGGCCGGGTCGCGGTCACCGCGCTGTTGCTGCTGCTCCAGCAGGCCGCCGTGCAGGCGGGCCCGCTGCTGGTGGCGTACGCCATCGACCGGGCGGTGCCCGCGTTCCGCGGCGACGACCACGGGCCGCTGATCGCGGTGGCGGTGGGCTACCTGCTGTGCGCGGCCTCGGCCGGGGCGCTGCAGTACGCCTTCGTCACCGCCTCCGCCCGGGTCAGCCAGGACGTGCTGCTCGATCTGCGCGGCCGGATCTTCCGCCACGCGCAGGCGCTGAGCGTCGACTTCCACGAGCGGTACACCTCCGGCCGGCTCATCTCCCGCTCCACCACCGACGTCGAGTCGCTGCGGGAGCTGCTGGAGGAGGGTCTGCAGGAACTGGTGACGGTCATCCTGTCGGCCGTCTACATCTCGGCGCTGCTGCTCTGGCTGGACCTGGGGCTGGGCGGCGTGGCGGTCGCGTCGTTCGTGCCGCTGTACCTGCTCGTGCGGTCCTACCGGCGGCGGGCGGCGCGGGTGTACCGCAGGCGGTCCACGACGATCGCCGCGGTGATCGTGAAGTTCGTCGAGACGATGAACGGCATCCGGCCGGTGCGCGCCTTCCGCCGGGAGGCCGCCAACGACGCCGAGTTCCGGGTGCTGAACCGGCGGCACGAGCGGACCAACGGGGACGCGCTGCTGGAGATGGCCCGCTACGTGGTGGGCTCGCGGGTCACCGCCAACACCACCGTCGCGCTGATCGTGCTGTGGGGCGCCTACCGGGTCGCGGACGGGACGCTGGCGCTCGGTGTGCTGGCGGCGGCGGTGCTGTACCTGCGGCGGCTGTACGACCCGATCGACCGGCTGGGCATGTTCCTCAACTCCGCCCAGTCGGCGGCGGCGTCGCTGGAGAAGATCGCCGGGCTGCTGGCGCAGACCCCCTCGGTGCCCGAGCCGTCGGCGCCCCGCGAGCTGCCGGAGCGGCGCTCCGGGCTCCCCGGCCGCGAGGTGGTCTTCGACGGCGTCCGTTTCACCTACCGCACCGGCGGCGAGGTGCTGCCCCGCTTCGACCTGACCCTCGACGCCGGACGGACCGTCGCGGTCGTCGGCTCGACCGGTGCCGGCAAGTCGACGCTGGCCAAGCTGCTGGCCCGGTTCTACGACCCCCGTGACGGCCGGGTGCTGCTCGACGGCGTGGACCTGCGCGACCTGACGGGACGCGATCTGCGGCGCGAGGTGGTGATGGTGACGCAGGAGGCGTTCCTGTTCTCCGGCACGGTCGCCGAGAACATCTCGATCGGGCGGCCGGACGCCACCCGTCAGGAGATCGAGCAGGCGGCGAAGGAGATCGGCGCGCACGACTTCATCGCCGCCCTGCCCGACGGCTACGACACCGACGTACGCAAGCGGGGCGGCCGCATCTCGGCCGGTCAGCGCCAACTGGTCTCGTTCGCCCGGGCGTTGCTCGCGGACCCGGCGGTCCTCATCCTCGACGAGGCGACCAGCTCGCTGGACGTCCCCGGCGAGCGGGCGGTGCAGCGGGCGATGGCGACGGTGCTGAAGGGGCGTACGGCGGTGGTGATCGCACACCGGCTGTCGACCGTGGAGATCGCGGACCGGGTGCTGGTGATGGAGCACGGCCGGATCGTGGAGGACGGCGCTCCGGCCGAACTGATCGCCGGCACGGGCAGGTTCGCCGATCTGCACCGGGCCTGGCGGGACAGTCTGGCCTAGCGTCGGGACCGGACGAGGGGGGACGGATGATCGACGCGTACGAGGATCCCGGCACGCCCGACCACCGGAGCGGGGCCCGCTACCTGTGGTGGCTGGTCATGCGGCAGCCGGGGCGGTGTGCGGCGGGGGCGGTGTTCGGCAGCGTGTGGATGGTGCTGCTGGCGGCGACGCCGTACGCGATGTCGCGGGCCGTGGACGACGGGCTGGGGCCGGGGGACATGGGGGCGCTGGCGCTGTGGACCGGCGCCCTGTTCGTCGTGAACGGGTTCAACTCCTGGCTGAGCATCATGCGGCACCGCACGATGACGCGGGTGCGGATGGACGCCAACTTCCGCACGGTGAAGGTGGTCGTGGGGCAGACGGTGCGGCTGGGGGCCTCGCTGGAGCGGCGAGCCGGGGCCGGGGAGGTCGTCACCATCGGGGTGGGCGACGTGCAGACGATCGCCGGGGCGCTGACGGCCGTCGGACCCGGGGTGGGGGCGGTCGTGGCGTACGCGGTGGTGGCCGGGCTGCTGCTGTCGGTGTCACCGCTGCTGGCGGTGGTGGTGCTGCTGGGCGTGCCGGTGATCTGCCTCGTCGTGGGGCCGCTGGCGGGGTGGTTGCGGACCACGGAGACGGAGTACCGGGAGCGGCAGGGCGTGCTGACGGCGCGGATCGGGGACCTGGCGGGTGGCCTGCGGGTGCTGAGCGGGCTGGGCGGGAAGAACCTGGTCGCCGACGCGTTCCGCCGGGACTCGGGACGGCTGCGGGAACAGGGGTACCGGGTCGGGGCCGTGACGAGCTGGATGCAGGCACTGTCCACGGGGCTGCCGACTCTGTTCCTCGCGGGGGTGACCTGGATCGCGGCGCGGCAGGCCGCGCAGGGGCACATCAGCGTGGGCGAGCTGGTGTCGGTGTACGGCTATGTCGCCGTCCTGGTGTGGCCGGTGATGTTCCTCGTCGAGTGCGGTTACCAGCTGAGCCGGGGTGTGGTGGCCGCCCGGCGGGTGACGGCGCTGCTGCGGCTCGAGCCGCCGGCCGACGCCGCCACCGCCGAGCCGCCGGCCGAGCCGTCCGTGCTGGAGGACCCGGAGTCGGGGGTGCGGGTGGCTCCGGGCCGGCTGACCGCGCTCGTCGCCGCGCGTCCCGCCGACGCGCTCGCCGTGGTCGACCGGCTCGGGCGGTACACGCCCTCGGCGGTCACCTGGGGCGGGGTCCGGCTGGACGGGATCGCGCTCACGCGGGTGCGGGAGCGGATCCTGGTCGCCGACCCGGAGGCCGATCTGTTCGCCGGTCCGCTCAGGGAGGTGGTGGCCGGGCGCGGGGACCCCTCCGACGAGGACGTGCGGCGGGCGCTGCGCGCGGCCGCCGCCGACGACATCGTGCAGGGGCTGCCCGAGGGGCTGGACTCGGTCGTGTCCGCGCAGGGCCGCAGCCTCTCCGGCGGTCAGCGGCAACGGGTGCGGCTGGCGAGGGCGCTGCTGGCCGACCCGGAGGTGCTGCTGGCGGTGGAGCCCACCTCTGCGCTCGACGCGCACACCGAGGCCACGGTCGCCGACCGGCTGCGCGCGGCCCGGAAGGGACGTACGACGCTGCTGGCCACCACCTCGCCGCTGGTGCTGGACCGGGTCGACCGGGTGCTCTTCCTGGCCGACGGGAAGGTGGTGGCGAGCGGCGGCCATCGTGAACTGCTCGACAGCGAGCCCGGGTACCGGGAGCTGGTGGCCAGGGACGCGGACGAGAGCGCCGCCGAGGAGGTCGTGCGATGAGCGGGGAACGGCTCCCCCTGGCCGGGCCCGCCGATGTGCGCCGGGCGTCGGTGGGGCTGGTGCGGGCGGACGGGCGGGCGTTCGCCGGCGTGCTGGTCCTGAACGCGCTGGCGGCCGTGGCGGGTCTTGCCGGGCCCTGGCTGCTGGGGCGGATCGTCGACGAGGTGCGCGACGGGGGCGGGGTGGCGGTGGTGGACCGTCTCGCGCCGGTCATCGTGGCGTGCGCGGTCACGCAGTTGCTGCTGTCCCGCTGGGCCCGTTACGTGGGGCACCGCTTCGGGGAACGGACCCTGGCGCGGGTGCGGGAACGGTTCGTGGACCGGGCCCTGGCGCTGCCCTCGTCGGTGGTGGAGCGGGCAGGCACCGGTGATCTGACGGCGCGGGGGACGGCCGATGTGACCGCCGTCGGTACGACCCTGCGCGACGCCGGGCCCGCGCTGCTGGTCAACGGGGTGCAGTCGCTGTTCGTGATGGCGGCGGTCGTCGTGGTGGATCCGCTGCTCGGCGCCCTCG is a window from the Streptomyces capillispiralis genome containing:
- a CDS encoding L,D-transpeptidase, translated to MRYVQGRARRARAVLAAVVTWAGLLTGAAGCADGTVGGAFGPPAAGDTIRVAPDDGSRDVRPDARLRVRVPDGRLESVEVVVDRDARESPVPGRISGDGLTWRPDDERLALAAKYTVDAVAVDGEGRRSARHTTFTTHVPEERFIGYVAPEDRSTVGTGMIVSLEFNREIVHRAAVERAVRVTARPAVEIRPHWFGASRLDFRPEHYWKPGTRVTVDLRLRDVEAAPGVYGLQHRTFTFTVGRSQVSVVDAADHTMRVRRDGDLLATVPVTAGARKTPTYNGKMVITEMLEVTRMDSRTVGFGGEYDIPDVPHAIRLTSSGTFLHGNYWADEEVFGSSNVSHGCVGLRDVKGGGADTPAGWFFDRSLIGDVVEVVNSKDETVAPDNGLGGWNMNWKRWKAGTAVN
- the glgX gene encoding glycogen debranching protein GlgX is translated as MSSAAEQEAVAAERATGDGGPAAVVNGARPVRPVPTVPVRPGRPAPLGARFRVGPDGVAGTNFALWAGGAKGVELCLFDERGRESRAPLTELTHEIWHGFVPGVLPGQRYGYRVHGRWDPWTGARWNPAKLLLDPYARAVDGDYASAGLPAEVYGHVRDWPEQHVADTVRDDRDSAPYVPKGVVVHDGGPDDEWTYDQRPKTPWADSVIYELHVKGFTRRHPGIPEELRGTYAGLAHPAAVEHLVRLGVTAVELLPVHQFAHEDHLLRRGLRNYWGYNSIGYFAPHAGYAASGTTGQQVGEFRRMVRALHAAGIEVILDVVYNHTAEAGELGPTLSLKGIDNRGYYRLQPDARRYADYTGCGNTLHVVQPHVLRLITDSLRYWVTEMGVDGFRFDLAAALARSMHDVDMLSPFLAVIAQDPVLRRVKLIAEPWDVGSGGYQVGAFPPLWTEWNDRYRNAVRDFWRHALPDVREMGYRLSGSSDLYAWGGRRPYASVNYVTAHDGFTLRDLVSYDRKHNEANGEGNRDGTDDNRSWNSGAEGETRDRDVRTLRRRQLRNLLTTLLLSTGVPMLVAGDEMGRTQRGNNNAYCQDNETGWVDWTLLDDPEWRPLFELTSRLIALRHRHPVLRRRAFFSGRAHSADGLRDLAWFTPRGAEMTEGDWYAPAATLGMYLSGRDIPGRDENGAPVLDDSFLAVLHAGEWPVDFVLPGPPWAERYEVVVDTGREDQTSAPDTEHRAGTTVTVPGRTVLLLRVRP
- a CDS encoding ABC transporter ATP-binding protein, which produces MPTTPDAPEPRSAVRTLLRLWPYVRPVRARLFTAAFIAIVASCIGLVIPLVLKWMVDGPVADRDPAGVWLGALYLLLLGLAEALLFGYRRWLVARPLSRVEAEMRADLYRHLQRLPVAFHDRWPSGQLLSRATTDLMLLRMFLAFPLTFLLVNGVTIVVGVVIMLIQDWTLGLVVLVPAVPVLLTCVVFEKKYSGAARLAQDQVGDLTTVVEESVLGIRIIKGFGRHRSQALAFRELSGKLRGTELHKARLLATILGVIVTLPELAIGAALVLGAVRVADGSLSAGTLVAFLSTALALRWPVDSIGFLLAMSQEAATATERYFEVMDAEPESGAEKAGPRGPAPRSGAADGLRFEHVCFRYPDAPPGSPPVLDGIDLHIRPGESLALVGATGSGKTTLTALVPRLHEVTSGRITLDGTDITAMSREELRSRVAVAFEEPTLFSASVGENVLMGGGNGEEDLERALGVAQAGFAHALPQGVDTQVGEQGLSLSGGQRQRLALARAVVGRPGFLVLDDPLSALDVHTEAAVEAALRRVLADTTALIVAHRPSTVLLADRVALLSGGRITAVGTHHELLRTHPEYAHLMSGDPAGEQEDQR
- a CDS encoding ABC transporter ATP-binding protein, with amino-acid sequence MTAATTAPAEDADDDRTATSGDPFDRDQLPAPPGATGALLRSLLAPMRGRVAVTALLLLLQQAAVQAGPLLVAYAIDRAVPAFRGDDHGPLIAVAVGYLLCAASAGALQYAFVTASARVSQDVLLDLRGRIFRHAQALSVDFHERYTSGRLISRSTTDVESLRELLEEGLQELVTVILSAVYISALLLWLDLGLGGVAVASFVPLYLLVRSYRRRAARVYRRRSTTIAAVIVKFVETMNGIRPVRAFRREAANDAEFRVLNRRHERTNGDALLEMARYVVGSRVTANTTVALIVLWGAYRVADGTLALGVLAAAVLYLRRLYDPIDRLGMFLNSAQSAAASLEKIAGLLAQTPSVPEPSAPRELPERRSGLPGREVVFDGVRFTYRTGGEVLPRFDLTLDAGRTVAVVGSTGAGKSTLAKLLARFYDPRDGRVLLDGVDLRDLTGRDLRREVVMVTQEAFLFSGTVAENISIGRPDATRQEIEQAAKEIGAHDFIAALPDGYDTDVRKRGGRISAGQRQLVSFARALLADPAVLILDEATSSLDVPGERAVQRAMATVLKGRTAVVIAHRLSTVEIADRVLVMEHGRIVEDGAPAELIAGTGRFADLHRAWRDSLA
- a CDS encoding ABC transporter transmembrane domain-containing protein, whose protein sequence is MIDAYEDPGTPDHRSGARYLWWLVMRQPGRCAAGAVFGSVWMVLLAATPYAMSRAVDDGLGPGDMGALALWTGALFVVNGFNSWLSIMRHRTMTRVRMDANFRTVKVVVGQTVRLGASLERRAGAGEVVTIGVGDVQTIAGALTAVGPGVGAVVAYAVVAGLLLSVSPLLAVVVLLGVPVICLVVGPLAGWLRTTETEYRERQGVLTARIGDLAGGLRVLSGLGGKNLVADAFRRDSGRLREQGYRVGAVTSWMQALSTGLPTLFLAGVTWIAARQAAQGHISVGELVSVYGYVAVLVWPVMFLVECGYQLSRGVVAARRVTALLRLEPPADAATAEPPAEPSVLEDPESGVRVAPGRLTALVAARPADALAVVDRLGRYTPSAVTWGGVRLDGIALTRVRERILVADPEADLFAGPLREVVAGRGDPSDEDVRRALRAAAADDIVQGLPEGLDSVVSAQGRSLSGGQRQRVRLARALLADPEVLLAVEPTSALDAHTEATVADRLRAARKGRTTLLATTSPLVLDRVDRVLFLADGKVVASGGHRELLDSEPGYRELVARDADESAAEEVVR